The following proteins are encoded in a genomic region of Ornithodoros turicata isolate Travis chromosome 6, ASM3712646v1, whole genome shotgun sequence:
- the LOC135398597 gene encoding uncharacterized protein LOC135398597 — MEKEGLVRGLKFMEDNHVHVASLTTDRHPATKKYMRTAKPGIKHYFDVWHVSKGIKKKLSASSNTVATRDLKQWIPATVNHIYWCAAVSGGDGDLLAAMWKSSVNHVANIHEGHDPSYPRCLHKPNQESAWLQPGTVHIIRLVIRGSLSIAIFPFFFFLGGGGIGI; from the exons ATGGAGAAGGAGGGTCTTGTGCGAGGACTGAAGTTTATGGAGGACAACCATGTCCATGTGGCCTCTCTCACGACTGACCGGCACCCGGCCACAAAAAAGTACATGCGCACCGCCAAGCCAGGCATCAAACACTATTTCGACGTGTGGCATGTGTCGAAAG GCATAAAGAAGAAGCTCTCAGCCTCCAGCAACACTGTAGCCACAAGGGACCTCAAACAGTGGATACCAGCCACCGTCAACCATATATATTGGTGCGCTGCTGTGagtggtggtgacggtgactTGCTGGCTGCCATGTGGAAGAGCTCCGTAAATCACGTGGCTAACATCCATGAGGGTCACGACCCCAGCTACCCACGTTGTCTGCACAAGCCCAACCAGGAGTCAGCCTGGCTTCAGCCTGGTACTGTACACATTATAAGACTTGTCATTCGTGGTTCCCTGTCAATAGCAATatttccattctttttttttctcggaggGGGAGGAATTGGCATATGA